From the Serinus canaria isolate serCan28SL12 chromosome 21, serCan2020, whole genome shotgun sequence genome, one window contains:
- the RNF186 gene encoding E3 ubiquitin-protein ligase RNF186 — protein MEKSTDKPNKENRSSAPGVLQAEANSPAPVAGGAAEMSRAGSVTQNSECKRVRFTEECTEEMESPSGTERDSSAAFKPAVLEQDSPNSRPLAVLTDTNSSEMSTLDLNHQCSDTATLDMDCMICFNKYSIYRVPKLLDCQHAFCAVCLKLILRKEESTWTITCPLCRKPTFVSGGLIRTLQNKEDILGRLENLDSNPEVYICAMGLDGNSWTQSSQDILNTEETSPAHSSLAVQRLLLLLLLGVILTMLILPFMYSGRVKWVICLLLTLGLLMSMVLCCTPKFHCRCKKDSPASCDKEIHIVTVA, from the coding sequence ATGGAGAAATCCACTGACAAGCCAAACAAGGAAAACAGATCGTCAGCTCCTGGAGTACTGCAGGCTGAGGCAAACAGTCCAGCACCCGTGGCAGGAGGTGCAGCAGaaatgagcagagcaggatccGTAACACAAAACTCAGAATGTAAGAGAGTGCGATTCACTGAAGAGTGTACAGAAGAAATGGagagtccttcaggaacagagagagacagttCTGCTGCCTTTAAACCGGCAGTTTTGGAACAAGACTCTCCAAACTCAAGGCCGCTTGCTGTGCTAACGGACACAAACTCTTCCGAAATGAGCACGTTGGACCTGAACCACCAGTGCTCAGACACAGCCACCCTGGACATGGACTGCATGATCTGCTTCAACAAGTACAGCATCTACAGAGTCCCAAAGCTCCTGGACTGCCAGCATGCCTTCTGCGCTGTCTGCCTCAAGCTGATCCTCAGGAAAGAGGAGAGCACCTGGACAATCACCTGCCCTCTCTGCAGAAAACCCACCTTCGTGTCAGGAGGGCTCATCCGCACGCTCCAGAATAAAGAAGACATCCTGGGGCGCTTGGAGAACCTTGATTCAAACCCTGAGGTGTACATCTGTGCCATGGGCCTGGATGGCAACAGCTGGACTCAGAGCAGCCAAGACATTTTGAACACAGAGGAaaccagcccagcacacagcagcctggctgtgcagagactcctgctgctcctgctgcttgggGTGATCCTCACCATGCTCATCCTCCCCTTCATGTACTCAGGGAGGGTGAAATGGGTAATTTGTCTCCTGCTCACTTTGGGGCTGCTCATGTCTATGGTGCTTTGCTGCACTCCTAAATTCCACTGCAGGTGCAAGAAGGACTCCCCTGCCTCCTGTGACAAGGAGATCCACATTGTTACTGTTGCCTGA